The nucleotide window ACCGGGGACCTCCCCGACTCCGGCGGGCAACGGCCGCAGGTCACCCTCACCCTCGACTACGACACCCTGCGCAAGCAGCTCGGCGCCGCCGACCTCGGCTGGGGCGGGCCGATCACCGCCGCGACCGCCCGGCGGCTGGCCTGCGACGCGCAGCTGATCCCGGTGTTGTTGGGCGGCGCCGGGCAGCCGTTGGATGTGGGCCGGGCCAGTCACACCATCCCCGTCGGCATCCGCCGCGCCCTCGTCGCCCGGGACCGCGGCTGCGCGTTCCCCGGCTGCGACCGCCCCGCCGCCTGGTGCGACGGCCACCACATCCA belongs to Mycobacteriales bacterium and includes:
- a CDS encoding DUF222 domain-containing protein is translated as TGDLPDSGGQRPQVTLTLDYDTLRKQLGAADLGWGGPITAATARRLACDAQLIPVLLGGAGQPLDVGRASHTIPVGIRRALVARDRGCAFPGCDRPAAWCDGHHIHHWADGGPTALGNLVLLCGHHHRTIHHHGWQVRLHQGLPEFLPPPWIDPTQTPRRNRLHHLPAMPDPPDRPDPPGNTRRHTLELVTTS